A single region of the Pararhodospirillum photometricum DSM 122 genome encodes:
- a CDS encoding PepSY-associated TM helix domain-containing protein: MALDIVRAYRTVHTWTGILTGLALFIAFFAGALTVFKDPLTRWASPPTARPPLVLEQGPSLVARTLAAAPAAAAEFTLHLGKGEAVPGPLEWRVTPGAAPGDEPPHDSLGQRHYVAHLDEAGSLKIEEVAPSKLAEFIDVLHRVVGLPVDTDLSRWIMGVVAGLYALALLSGVILILPTLVRDLFALRPEGPIRRFWRDSHNLVGLLSLPFHLVMALTATVFAFHDQIYDLQDALIHDGRLAALWHPPAPPLSDLRPLDPARLHPPADLVAQARGLSPSFEPTHLQYLGLTGPRPVVRVWGQDPQGIASRALGGFVAFNPYSGAVLTTEYLPGHQSAAQTTISSFFALHFGSYGGTPVKVMTFVLGLAGAWLFYSGNLLWIEARRKRQGRDVRILANLTVGVCLGCLCGIAATMGAAKWLQGGGRISPSGMRVFITRCFLGAWPGRFGGAPSGPVVICWGWALFWRRRCL, encoded by the coding sequence ATGGCTCTCGATATTGTGCGGGCGTACCGCACGGTGCACACCTGGACCGGTATTTTGACCGGCCTTGCCCTTTTTATTGCGTTTTTTGCCGGCGCGCTCACGGTGTTCAAGGACCCGCTGACGCGCTGGGCTTCGCCCCCCACGGCGCGGCCGCCCTTGGTTTTGGAGCAGGGGCCCTCCTTGGTCGCTCGGACCCTGGCGGCGGCGCCGGCTGCGGCCGCCGAGTTCACCCTCCATTTAGGCAAAGGGGAGGCGGTGCCCGGGCCGCTGGAATGGCGGGTGACCCCCGGGGCCGCGCCGGGCGACGAGCCGCCCCATGACTCCCTGGGCCAACGCCATTATGTCGCGCATCTCGACGAGGCCGGCTCGCTCAAGATTGAGGAGGTCGCGCCGTCCAAGCTGGCCGAGTTCATTGATGTCTTGCACCGGGTGGTCGGCCTGCCCGTGGATACCGACCTTAGCCGCTGGATCATGGGGGTCGTGGCCGGGCTCTATGCCTTGGCCCTCCTCTCGGGGGTGATCTTGATTCTGCCGACCCTGGTGCGCGATCTTTTTGCCTTGCGTCCCGAGGGGCCGATCCGCCGGTTCTGGCGGGATTCCCATAACCTTGTTGGGCTTCTCAGCCTGCCGTTTCATCTGGTTATGGCCCTGACGGCGACGGTTTTTGCCTTTCATGACCAGATTTATGACCTGCAAGACGCCCTGATCCACGACGGCCGCTTGGCTGCCCTGTGGCATCCGCCGGCCCCGCCGCTCTCCGACCTCCGCCCCCTTGATCCGGCGCGGTTGCATCCGCCGGCCGATCTGGTGGCCCAGGCCCGGGGCCTGTCGCCCTCGTTTGAGCCGACCCATTTGCAATACCTGGGACTGACGGGGCCACGGCCGGTGGTCCGGGTCTGGGGGCAAGATCCGCAGGGCATCGCTTCGCGCGCCCTGGGCGGGTTCGTGGCCTTCAATCCCTATAGCGGCGCGGTGCTGACTACCGAGTATCTGCCCGGGCACCAAAGCGCCGCCCAAACCACGATCAGCAGCTTTTTTGCCCTGCATTTTGGGTCGTATGGCGGGACCCCGGTTAAAGTCATGACCTTTGTTTTGGGGCTGGCCGGTGCGTGGTTGTTTTATAGCGGCAATCTTTTGTGGATTGAGGCGCGGCGCAAGAGGCAAGGGCGCGATGTTCGGATCCTGGCCAATTTGACCGTGGGGGTTTGCCTGGGCTGCCTGTGCGGGATTGCCGCGACCATGGGCGCGGCGAAGTGGTTGCAGGGGGGGGGGAGGATCTCGCCCTCTGGCATGCGCGTGTTTATTACGCGGTGTTTTTTGGGGGCGTGGCCTGGGCGTTTTGGCGGGGCGCCGAGCGGGCCTGTGGTCATTTGCTGGGGCTGGGCGCTGTTTTGGCGGCGGCGTTGCCTTTGA
- a CDS encoding AMP-binding protein, with translation MLEGVFADPVALHAGLRPEAEVCRDLVSGRSWTYRQFDQDIQRAVAVLQSEGIGAGDRVAVLARNSVSQVIVQQAVMRLGAIFVPLNWRLSPPELARLLADCTPRLLYTDDPLPAMPPGCRAVSLDALAKNLDSQTPAPRPPTPSGLDPCIILYTSGTSGVPKGVLLTRQFLMATAVNFSVLGEVDTGDTFLCDSPMFHVIGIVTQIWPPLLRGGRFLVSPGFEAEKTNERLGDARLGITHYFCVPQMAEALRHAPNFAPQHWTRLKALFTGGAPNPPAHIRWWLDQGVLMVDGYGMTETGTTLGMPLSRPLLRDKAGAVGLAGPLTSVRLVDPADRDVPDGTPGELLVRGPNVTPGYWNRPEERTRCFTDDGWIRTGDIGRRDGDGFIAIVDRCKDMFISGGENVSPVEVEAALIEHPGVREVAVIGMADPQWGEVGCAFVVEAPGWTLDPEILTQHCQASLARYKIPKVFHVVEALPRTGSGKVQKHLLRRQATTAPALT, from the coding sequence ATGCTGGAAGGTGTTTTCGCCGATCCCGTGGCGCTGCATGCTGGGTTGCGGCCCGAGGCCGAGGTGTGCCGGGATCTGGTCAGCGGCCGGTCTTGGACCTATCGCCAGTTCGACCAGGACATTCAGCGGGCTGTTGCGGTGTTGCAAAGCGAGGGGATCGGGGCGGGGGATCGCGTGGCGGTGCTGGCGCGCAACAGCGTCTCCCAGGTGATCGTGCAGCAAGCGGTCATGCGTTTGGGGGCGATCTTTGTGCCCCTCAATTGGCGTCTGTCGCCGCCGGAGTTGGCCCGATTGTTGGCCGACTGCACGCCCCGGCTGCTTTACACCGACGATCCCTTGCCGGCCATGCCGCCGGGCTGCCGAGCGGTCAGCCTGGATGCCTTGGCAAAAAACCTGGACAGCCAAACGCCGGCGCCTCGTCCGCCGACGCCCTCCGGGCTGGATCCGTGCATCATCCTCTATACCTCGGGAACCTCGGGGGTGCCCAAGGGGGTGCTCCTCACCCGGCAATTCCTGATGGCAACGGCCGTCAACTTTTCGGTGCTGGGCGAGGTGGACACCGGCGACACCTTTTTATGCGATAGCCCGATGTTTCACGTCATCGGCATTGTCACTCAGATCTGGCCGCCCTTGCTGCGCGGCGGGCGGTTTTTGGTCTCGCCGGGCTTCGAGGCGGAAAAGACCAACGAGCGCCTGGGCGATGCCCGCTTGGGGATTACCCACTACTTCTGTGTGCCGCAAATGGCCGAGGCGTTGCGCCATGCCCCCAACTTTGCCCCCCAGCACTGGACCCGGCTCAAGGCCTTGTTCACCGGTGGGGCGCCCAATCCCCCGGCCCATATCCGCTGGTGGCTTGACCAGGGGGTGTTGATGGTCGATGGCTACGGCATGACCGAGACCGGCACCACCTTGGGCATGCCCTTGTCGCGCCCCTTGCTGCGCGACAAAGCCGGCGCGGTGGGGCTGGCCGGTCCCTTGACCAGCGTGCGCTTGGTCGATCCCGCCGACCGTGACGTGCCCGATGGCACGCCGGGCGAACTCCTGGTGCGCGGCCCCAACGTCACCCCGGGGTACTGGAACCGTCCCGAGGAGCGCACCCGCTGTTTTACCGACGACGGCTGGATCCGCACCGGCGATATCGGCCGACGCGATGGCGATGGCTTTATTGCCATCGTGGACCGCTGCAAGGACATGTTCATCTCGGGCGGCGAGAACGTCTCCCCCGTTGAGGTCGAGGCGGCCCTGATCGAGCATCCGGGCGTGCGCGAGGTGGCGGTCATCGGCATGGCGGATCCCCAGTGGGGCGAAGTCGGCTGCGCGTTCGTCGTCGAGGCCCCGGGCTGGACCCTGGACCCCGAAATACTCACCCAACACTGCCAAGCCTCCCTGGCCCGCTACAAAATTCCCAAAGTCTTCCATGTGGTCGAGGCCCTGCCCCGCACCGGGTCGGGCAAGGTACAAAAACACCTGCTCCGCCGCCAAGCCACCACCGCCCCCGCCCTGACCTGA
- a CDS encoding p-hydroxycinnamoyl CoA hydratase/lyase: MSQDLETVACHVADGIAWVRFNRPDKRNAMSPALNRTMMEVLDSLEFRDDVGVLVLSGEGTAWSAGMDLKEYFRETETQGLGGVRRAQREAYGWWRRLRWYQKPTIAMVNGWCFGGGYGPLFACDLAFAADEAMFGLSEINWGILPGGGATKVAVELMPFRKAMYHALMGEPIDGKTAAEWGLVNESLPLAALEERVRTVAHTLLGKNPVALKATKDAVRRVALMPYDEAEDYLVRAQEAANSFDSQGRQEGIRQFIDEKSYKPGLGAYDKDRVAG, from the coding sequence ATGAGCCAGGACCTCGAGACCGTTGCCTGCCACGTCGCTGACGGCATTGCCTGGGTGCGCTTCAACCGCCCCGACAAGCGTAACGCCATGAGCCCCGCCCTGAACCGCACCATGATGGAGGTTCTCGACAGCTTGGAGTTTCGCGACGACGTGGGGGTGTTGGTCCTGAGCGGCGAGGGCACGGCCTGGAGTGCCGGCATGGATCTCAAGGAATACTTCCGCGAGACCGAGACCCAGGGCCTGGGCGGCGTCCGTCGCGCGCAGCGCGAGGCCTACGGGTGGTGGCGCCGCCTGCGCTGGTACCAAAAGCCGACCATCGCCATGGTCAATGGCTGGTGCTTCGGCGGCGGGTACGGCCCGTTGTTTGCGTGCGACCTCGCCTTTGCCGCCGACGAGGCCATGTTCGGGTTGTCGGAGATCAATTGGGGCATCCTGCCCGGGGGCGGCGCCACCAAGGTGGCGGTGGAATTGATGCCGTTTCGCAAGGCCATGTATCACGCCCTGATGGGCGAGCCGATCGACGGCAAGACCGCCGCCGAGTGGGGCTTGGTCAACGAAAGCCTGCCGCTTGCCGCCTTGGAAGAGCGGGTGCGCACCGTGGCCCACACCCTGCTGGGCAAGAACCCGGTGGCGCTCAAGGCGACCAAGGATGCGGTGCGCCGTGTCGCCCTCATGCCCTACGACGAGGCCGAGGATTATCTGGTGCGGGCCCAGGAGGCGGCGAATTCCTTCGATAGTCAGGGACGTCAGGAAGGGATTCGTCAGTTTATCGACGAGAAGTCCTATAAGCCCGGCTTGGGGGCCTATGACAAGGATCGGGTGGCCGGCTGA
- a CDS encoding MarR family winged helix-turn-helix transcriptional regulator, which yields MAPKAEKTTATPALPGLDDLVGYHLRRASIVDLQGASAALEAVRSRPVPFSVLSCIVERPGISAAEICRVLGMQRANIVSILAELEERGLFLREADSRDNRIQRLFPTRHGQDVAAQGIERVAQHEEVLLQHLSVEERHELRRLLAKIWQ from the coding sequence ATGGCTCCGAAAGCCGAGAAAACCACCGCGACCCCAGCGCTTCCGGGATTGGACGACTTGGTGGGCTACCACCTGCGTCGGGCGTCGATTGTCGATCTCCAAGGGGCCAGTGCCGCCTTGGAAGCGGTGCGCAGCCGGCCGGTGCCCTTCAGTGTGCTGTCGTGCATCGTGGAAAGGCCCGGGATCAGCGCGGCCGAGATCTGTCGGGTCCTGGGGATGCAGCGGGCCAACATTGTTTCCATCCTGGCCGAGCTGGAGGAGCGCGGGCTGTTCCTGCGCGAGGCCGACAGCCGCGACAACCGCATTCAACGGCTGTTCCCAACCCGCCACGGCCAGGACGTCGCCGCTCAGGGGATCGAGCGGGTGGCGCAGCATGAAGAGGTTCTGCTCCAACACCTGAGCGTGGAGGAGCGTCACGAGCTTCGCCGGCTTCTGGCGAAGATTTGGCAATAA
- a CDS encoding MFS transporter: MTRVDTTPATSGRALLLVFLAAVIEGFDLQSAGVAAPKLVPVFSLTPNQIGLFFSAATVGLIVGALAGGRIADAWGRRAGLVLSLVTFGLFSLATALAASFDQLLIMRFLTGVGLGGALPNLVNIADEAAGPARRARAVALMYAGVPLGGALAGLTVLSGLQGTSWSFIFMVGGVLPLLLAPVVYLGLPALRGTTAVRRGMGDSLKDIVAPPVLFASLALWVSFFLGLLVVYLLLNWLPQLLVAHGLTRADASWVQVVFNIGGVIGSLVGGRLLDRRHPLIPVGLGFAATAIALLMIAFLPPSLGWMLLGGGLVGGTILCVQAVLYGMAPQCYPFSSRGTGVGVAVAMGRLGSIAGPLLAGVLVAGGSSPADVMVALVPIILCAGGTTLMLIARHRREVVPA; this comes from the coding sequence ATGACACGTGTTGACACCACCCCCGCGACCAGCGGGCGGGCCTTGCTGCTCGTCTTTTTGGCCGCCGTGATCGAGGGCTTTGATCTTCAATCCGCCGGCGTGGCCGCGCCCAAGCTGGTGCCGGTGTTTAGCCTGACGCCAAACCAGATTGGTCTCTTTTTCTCGGCGGCCACCGTGGGCCTGATCGTTGGCGCCTTGGCCGGTGGCCGGATCGCCGACGCCTGGGGGCGGCGGGCCGGCCTTGTCCTTTCGCTCGTGACCTTTGGCCTTTTTTCCCTGGCGACCGCTCTGGCCGCCAGTTTCGACCAACTGCTGATCATGCGCTTCCTGACCGGGGTGGGGCTGGGGGGAGCCTTGCCCAATCTGGTCAACATCGCCGACGAAGCGGCGGGGCCGGCGCGGCGGGCCCGGGCCGTGGCCCTCATGTATGCCGGCGTTCCCTTAGGCGGCGCCTTGGCTGGGCTTACGGTTCTGAGCGGACTTCAGGGCACCAGTTGGTCCTTTATCTTTATGGTTGGCGGCGTGTTGCCCTTGTTGCTGGCGCCGGTGGTGTATCTGGGCCTGCCTGCGCTGCGTGGAACCACGGCGGTGCGCCGTGGCATGGGGGACTCCTTGAAGGATATCGTGGCGCCCCCGGTCTTGTTCGCCAGTCTGGCCCTGTGGGTTTCGTTCTTCCTCGGGTTGCTCGTCGTCTATCTCCTGCTGAACTGGTTGCCGCAGCTTCTGGTTGCTCATGGCCTGACCCGCGCCGATGCCTCCTGGGTTCAGGTTGTCTTTAACATTGGCGGCGTGATCGGCAGTCTGGTGGGCGGGCGGCTCTTGGATCGGCGTCATCCCCTGATCCCGGTTGGCCTGGGCTTTGCCGCCACCGCCATCGCCTTGTTGATGATCGCCTTCCTGCCACCCTCCCTGGGCTGGATGCTTCTTGGCGGCGGCTTGGTGGGCGGCACCATCTTGTGCGTCCAGGCCGTGCTCTATGGCATGGCTCCCCAGTGCTATCCCTTCAGCAGCCGAGGCACCGGGGTCGGGGTGGCGGTGGCCATGGGGCGGCTGGGCTCGATCGCCGGCCCCTTGCTGGCCGGGGTGCTGGTGGCCGGCGGCAGCAGCCCGGCCGATGTCATGGTCGCCTTGGTGCCCATCATCCTGTGCGCGGGTGGCACCACCTTGATGCTCATTGCCCGCCATCGCCGTGAGGTGGTGCCGGCCTGA
- a CDS encoding acyl-CoA dehydrogenase family protein has protein sequence MIPFAAPTDWILFSLETAATAGPQSEWDPELARAVLDPFARLAEEVIAPADLAADHEGCCLEGGRVRLPPAMRTAYRAYAEQGWPALSLPERHGGQGLAPPLQGAVTEIFAGACHALQMVAGLVPGAARTLERFGTLDQQERWLPRLASGEWLATMALTEPGAGSDLSGVRTRAEAETGAAPWRISGEKIFISGADQDLTERILHLVLARTGPAGSGTRGLSLFLVPSHDEAGQRLPVQVTRLEEKMGLHGSPTCQMLFESATAELLGPEGEGLRAMFTLMNHARLDVALQGVAHATRASHIATTYAATRIQGGRPLAGHPDVRRMLDTAEALALGGRALCHVALGALDCPQTAPLVDFLTPVCKVACTEAGIEAASLAIQVLGGYGYLREYRVEQVWRDARVTAIYEGANGIHALSLVTRLLRHAEGAAAEAFARFVGDSGALDALAVWQEARQQLLARPDPAPAADAFMQLTIETAFAAVWARLERAADHAPDPARLRALAAFTAARRPARLRYGAELVTVAL, from the coding sequence ATGATTCCCTTTGCCGCGCCCACGGACTGGATTTTGTTCAGCCTCGAGACCGCCGCCACCGCGGGTCCCCAGTCGGAGTGGGACCCAGAGCTGGCCCGGGCGGTCCTCGATCCCTTTGCCCGGCTGGCCGAGGAGGTCATCGCGCCCGCTGACCTGGCCGCCGACCATGAGGGCTGTTGCCTGGAGGGTGGGCGGGTGCGGTTGCCCCCGGCGATGCGAACCGCCTACCGTGCCTATGCCGAGCAGGGCTGGCCGGCCCTCTCGCTGCCCGAGCGGCACGGGGGGCAGGGCTTGGCGCCGCCGCTGCAAGGGGCGGTGACCGAGATCTTTGCCGGCGCCTGCCACGCCTTGCAGATGGTGGCCGGGCTGGTGCCCGGGGCGGCGCGTACCTTGGAACGCTTTGGCACCTTGGACCAACAAGAGCGCTGGTTACCGCGTCTGGCGTCCGGGGAATGGTTGGCCACCATGGCCTTGACCGAGCCTGGGGCGGGGTCGGACCTGTCGGGGGTGCGCACCCGAGCCGAGGCCGAAACCGGGGCCGCGCCGTGGCGGATCTCGGGGGAGAAGATTTTCATCTCGGGCGCAGACCAGGACCTGACGGAGCGCATCCTTCATTTGGTGCTGGCGCGCACCGGGCCGGCGGGCAGCGGCACCCGGGGCCTGAGCCTGTTTTTGGTGCCTTCCCACGATGAGGCGGGGCAGCGCCTGCCCGTTCAGGTGACGCGGCTCGAAGAAAAAATGGGGCTGCATGGTTCGCCCACCTGTCAGATGCTGTTCGAGAGCGCTACCGCCGAGCTTCTTGGGCCGGAGGGGGAGGGGCTGCGGGCCATGTTCACCCTGATGAACCACGCCCGTCTCGACGTTGCCTTGCAAGGCGTGGCCCACGCGACGCGGGCCAGCCACATCGCCACGACCTACGCCGCGACGCGGATCCAGGGCGGCCGTCCCCTGGCCGGGCATCCCGACGTGCGCCGGATGCTCGACACGGCCGAGGCCCTGGCCCTGGGCGGACGGGCCCTGTGCCATGTGGCCCTGGGGGCCTTGGACTGTCCGCAAACCGCGCCTTTGGTCGATTTCCTGACCCCGGTGTGCAAGGTGGCCTGCACCGAGGCCGGGATCGAGGCGGCGTCCCTGGCGATTCAGGTGTTGGGCGGCTATGGCTATTTGCGGGAGTATCGGGTGGAGCAGGTGTGGCGCGACGCGCGGGTGACGGCGATTTACGAGGGCGCCAACGGCATTCACGCGCTCTCTCTTGTCACCCGACTTTTGCGCCACGCCGAGGGGGCCGCCGCCGAGGCCTTTGCCCGGTTTGTCGGCGACAGTGGCGCTCTTGATGCTTTGGCCGTCTGGCAGGAGGCGCGACAGCAACTTTTGGCGCGGCCCGATCCCGCCCCGGCCGCCGACGCCTTCATGCAGTTGACCATCGAGACCGCGTTTGCCGCCGTGTGGGCGCGTCTGGAGCGGGCTGCGGATCATGCGCCCGATCCGGCGCGGCTGCGCGCCCTGGCGGCCTTTACGGCGGCCCGCCGCCCGGCCCGGCTGCGGTATGGGGCGGAGCTTGTGACGGTGGCGTTGTAA
- a CDS encoding sensor histidine kinase — translation MRERSMRLDVGTLAFTTSVLSLALAAATAFIATGRGARLTRVCFSGSAALYGLGLLCIVFWPTTPLCLVTGNALVMGSALCAHAGACLYAGRTVHPLSYGAGMVAVLLGLALSFMEGGGGTAARIIVISALRIPFFLHAAAVIYAASCKTGRRPVHFLLMGIFFCFSLVLILRIWNVLSSDAALESYLDAMGFLAIYYLAIGVFMLSMSIAFLMICSEQDERRLRETIAEQTLALRDARDQAEAASLAKSRFIAAVSHDLRQPVHTLRLLLAAAEQAPELEQRDLLTQMRRATGYLADSLHALLDLSKMDAGLIVPTWQDVSLGPVLEELEARFAPEARVSGGRLTVVASSAVVRTDPVILKRILANLMANALAAARGGVVLVGCRRRGAFLEIQVCDDGPGIDSRLLADVFDEEGPALPAGGGMGLTIVRRLADLLGHPVLVHSQPGRGTLFALRVPVGRGQA, via the coding sequence GTGCGTGAGCGATCCATGCGGCTTGATGTCGGTACTCTCGCGTTTACAACCTCGGTTTTGTCCTTGGCCCTAGCGGCGGCGACGGCCTTTATCGCCACCGGGCGCGGTGCCCGGCTGACCCGGGTGTGCTTTTCCGGGTCGGCGGCGCTGTATGGCCTGGGGCTGTTGTGTATCGTCTTTTGGCCGACGACCCCGCTGTGTCTGGTGACGGGCAACGCTCTGGTCATGGGCTCGGCGCTGTGTGCCCACGCCGGGGCTTGCCTGTACGCCGGCCGCACGGTCCACCCCTTGTCGTATGGCGCGGGCATGGTGGCGGTGCTCTTGGGACTGGCGCTGTCGTTCATGGAGGGGGGCGGGGGAACCGCCGCGCGGATCATTGTCATCTCGGCGTTACGGATTCCGTTTTTTCTGCACGCGGCTGCGGTCATTTACGCGGCCAGTTGCAAGACCGGGAGGCGCCCCGTCCATTTTTTGTTGATGGGGATCTTTTTCTGTTTCTCTTTGGTGCTGATTTTGCGCATCTGGAATGTTCTCTCCAGTGATGCGGCGTTGGAATCCTATCTGGATGCCATGGGGTTTTTGGCTATTTATTACCTTGCGATCGGTGTTTTCATGCTCTCGATGTCGATCGCCTTCTTGATGATTTGTTCCGAGCAAGACGAGCGGCGGCTGCGCGAGACCATCGCCGAGCAGACCCTGGCGCTGCGCGACGCCCGCGATCAGGCCGAGGCCGCCTCACTGGCCAAATCTCGCTTTATCGCAGCGGTCAGCCACGACCTACGCCAGCCTGTCCACACCTTGCGGCTGTTGCTTGCCGCCGCCGAACAGGCCCCGGAGTTGGAGCAACGCGATCTTCTGACGCAGATGAGGCGGGCCACCGGGTATCTGGCAGACAGTTTGCACGCCTTGCTTGATCTTTCTAAGATGGATGCCGGCTTGATTGTTCCCACGTGGCAGGACGTTTCCCTGGGACCCGTGCTCGAAGAACTGGAGGCCCGCTTCGCTCCCGAGGCCCGGGTCAGCGGGGGACGGTTGACGGTGGTGGCAAGCTCGGCCGTGGTGCGGACGGACCCGGTGATCCTCAAGCGGATCTTGGCGAATCTGATGGCCAATGCCCTGGCCGCAGCACGGGGGGGCGTTGTGCTCGTGGGCTGCCGGCGGCGCGGCGCCTTTTTGGAGATTCAAGTCTGCGACGACGGCCCCGGCATTGATTCCCGCCTTCTTGCCGATGTGTTCGACGAGGAGGGTCCGGCGCTCCCTGCTGGCGGGGGGATGGGTCTTACCATCGTGCGCCGCTTGGCCGATCTCTTGGGGCATCCGGTGCTGGTGCACTCCCAGCCCGGTCGGGGCACCTTGTTTGCCCTTCGTGTTCCCGTGGGGCGGGGGCAGGCATGA
- a CDS encoding response regulator, translating to MTHRDWPSLIRRFRQENDLTQSDLATFLGVSQKSVSRWERGADKPNEEIRRRLTLLLGEEKGRVLAGVWDFVRHAALPLALVDDRGHVLVASRSYPVRDPGEVSPHKPPTVLVVEDDEAVLKATQAVLRRWHCLPVGVEGGEAALRLLAEGGIEPRVAIVDFLLPGPLDGVDLARLLRERWPLISVLIVSGESTAERMYKIADSGLPFLAKPVDPEEMRLYLTPLLPLSP from the coding sequence ATGACCCATCGCGACTGGCCGTCGTTGATTCGCCGCTTCAGGCAGGAAAACGATCTCACGCAGAGCGACTTGGCGACATTTCTTGGCGTGAGCCAAAAGAGTGTCTCGCGCTGGGAGCGGGGAGCCGACAAGCCAAACGAGGAGATCCGTCGGCGTTTGACCTTGTTGCTGGGGGAGGAGAAGGGGCGCGTGCTGGCCGGCGTGTGGGATTTTGTTCGCCACGCCGCCTTGCCCCTGGCCCTGGTCGATGATCGCGGCCATGTGCTGGTGGCCTCGCGAAGCTATCCCGTTCGCGATCCGGGGGAAGTCAGCCCGCACAAGCCCCCCACCGTTTTGGTGGTGGAGGATGACGAGGCTGTGCTCAAGGCGACCCAGGCTGTCTTGCGCCGCTGGCATTGTCTGCCCGTGGGGGTGGAGGGAGGCGAGGCGGCCTTGCGTCTTTTGGCCGAAGGGGGGATCGAGCCCCGGGTGGCTATTGTGGACTTTCTTCTGCCTGGGCCCTTGGATGGGGTGGATCTGGCGCGCCTCCTGCGGGAACGATGGCCTTTGATTTCTGTTCTGATTGTTTCGGGCGAGTCTACGGCAGAACGCATGTATAAAATTGCCGACAGCGGGCTGCCTTTCCTCGCCAAGCCGGTTGATCCAGAGGAAATGCGCCTGTATTTGACGCCGTTATTGCCCCTTTCTCCGTGA
- a CDS encoding DUF4347 domain-containing protein — protein MSKERSGQKGGAPLIMALEPRLMFDGAAAGEAAHAVDASAHTASADVPAPVTVRDAQPDKNGGKKEAAFIDTSLADFKTLEAGLPEGVAIVEIDSGQEGLAQIAQWARDNSGYDAVHILSHGSEAEIRLGTETVSLVSLATPDIQAELTQIGQALSVEGDLLLYGCDVAQGKAGQDFVAALARITGADVAASRDITGPAAASGNWILEVENGGIETRSVAPADYQGLLPVGPTTTVTSAALSADTGSSSTDWITKTADQTISGTLSAALGAGEKVEVSLDNGATWADASSYSVGSTAWSTTATLSGSNTFQGRVSDGSASGTALSQAYILDTTAPAAPSVAISADTGANTSDGITKTATQTVTVTAEAGAAFYVNYGDNTTGSGSGSHTFTSDGKYTIWVSATDVAGNTSEGGTLIVVVDRSAPTDITPSQTVISLDGAAQGATLATLRATDATAISDYTDAWTYTVTGGPIRPSSAPRAQR, from the coding sequence ATGTCCAAAGAGAGGTCCGGCCAGAAGGGTGGGGCGCCGTTGATCATGGCCCTTGAGCCCCGCTTGATGTTCGACGGAGCGGCGGCCGGCGAGGCGGCCCATGCCGTTGACGCCAGCGCCCACACGGCATCCGCCGACGTCCCCGCCCCGGTGACCGTGCGCGACGCCCAGCCGGACAAGAACGGCGGCAAAAAGGAAGCCGCCTTCATCGATACCTCGCTGGCCGACTTTAAGACCCTGGAGGCCGGTCTGCCCGAGGGGGTGGCGATCGTCGAAATCGACAGCGGGCAAGAGGGGCTGGCCCAGATCGCCCAGTGGGCCCGCGACAACAGCGGCTATGACGCCGTGCACATTCTCTCCCACGGGAGCGAGGCCGAGATCCGTTTGGGAACCGAGACCGTGTCCCTGGTCTCCCTGGCTACCCCCGACATCCAAGCCGAGTTGACCCAGATTGGCCAAGCCCTCTCCGTCGAAGGTGATCTGTTGCTCTATGGCTGCGATGTCGCCCAGGGCAAGGCCGGCCAGGACTTTGTGGCAGCGCTCGCCCGGATAACGGGGGCAGACGTGGCAGCATCGCGGGATATCACCGGCCCGGCGGCTGCATCGGGCAACTGGATCTTGGAGGTCGAGAACGGGGGGATCGAGACCCGCAGTGTGGCGCCCGCCGACTACCAAGGCCTGTTGCCGGTCGGCCCCACGACCACGGTGACCTCGGCCGCGCTGTCGGCCGATACCGGCAGCAGTTCGACCGACTGGATCACCAAGACCGCCGACCAGACCATCTCCGGCACCTTGAGCGCGGCGTTGGGGGCGGGCGAAAAGGTCGAGGTGTCGCTGGATAACGGCGCTACCTGGGCCGATGCCTCCTCGTACAGCGTGGGCTCCACCGCGTGGTCCACCACCGCCACCTTGTCGGGGAGCAACACCTTTCAGGGGCGGGTCAGTGATGGCTCGGCCAGCGGCACCGCCTTGAGCCAGGCCTATATCCTGGACACCACGGCCCCCGCCGCCCCCTCGGTGGCGATCAGCGCCGATACCGGTGCCAACACCAGCGATGGCATCACCAAAACGGCGACCCAGACCGTCACCGTGACGGCGGAGGCCGGGGCGGCCTTCTATGTCAACTATGGCGACAACACGACGGGCAGCGGATCGGGCAGCCACACCTTCACCAGCGATGGCAAATATACGATTTGGGTTTCGGCTACCGATGTGGCCGGCAACACGTCCGAAGGCGGAACTCTGATCGTCGTCGTTGACCGCAGCGCGCCCACCGACATCACCCCCAGCCAGACGGTCATTTCCTTGGATGGGGCCGCTCAGGGAGCCACGCTGGCCACCTTGCGTGCCACCGACGCCACCGCGATCTCGGACTATACCGATGCCTGGACCTACACCGTGACCGGGGGGCCGATCAGGCCAAGTTCAGCACCTCGGGCACAGCGTTGA